Genomic DNA from Desulfonema ishimotonii:
GACAGCCGCCGTCATCGTCCCTGCGCTGTTCATCATCCGCCGATATCCTGCAAAAACAGACCAGACGCCGCCCAGGGACAGAACGATGATCAGGCACAGGGCCGCCCTGATTTTTTTTGACTTTCCTGTATTTATCATAACAAATCTCATTCAAAACGGTTAAGCATCCGCTCCCAAGCCCCTCTGGCCTTCAGGAGGGCATCGCAGATCTCCCGGACCGCCCCGCATCCGCCCCCCCGGGACGTCACCAGATGCGCTGCCCCGATAACCATCTCATGGGCATCGGACACGGCGACAGACAGCCCCACCCGGCGCATCAGGGGCAAATCCGGCAGGTCATCCCCGACGAATGCCATCTGACCGGGGGCCACACCGGTCTGGTCCGTGATCTTTTCCAGTACAGCGGCCTTATGTTTCACGCCGTCGAAGATATAGTCGATCCCCAGATTTCTGCACCGGTGCCGCAGCGCCCCGGAAGAACGCCCTGTGACGATACCGATCCCGATCCCGGCATCCATCGCCATGCGGATCCCCAGCCCGTCTCTGACATTGAATATTTTAATCTCTTTCCCGTCATCATCATAGATAATACCGCCATCAGTGAGAACGCCGTCCACATCGAGGAGCAACAGTTCGGTTCGCTCCAGCTTTTCCGTCAGATCGGGCGTCAGGTT
This window encodes:
- a CDS encoding KdsC family phosphatase, which translates into the protein MNLTPDLTEKLERTELLLLDVDGVLTDGGIIYDDDGKEIKIFNVRDGLGIRMAMDAGIGIGIVTGRSSGALRHRCRNLGIDYIFDGVKHKAAVLEKITDQTGVAPGQMAFVGDDLPDLPLMRRVGLSVAVSDAHEMVIGAAHLVTSRGGGCGAVREICDALLKARGAWERMLNRFE